Proteins encoded within one genomic window of Fragaria vesca subsp. vesca linkage group LG1, FraVesHawaii_1.0, whole genome shotgun sequence:
- the LOC101295452 gene encoding uncharacterized protein LOC101295452, producing the protein MMQLLYTAIFSQMALILTLLFKSPLRKLVILGLDKLKRGKGPVVVKTVGGTVAAVLCANIYNLNELKSRTNEAGMLNPTDEVLMSMKLLEISLMGFFLFLSLMIDRLHHYIRELRFLRKAMEAAKKQNQPTQEEKSEGHKTLVQENETLRAKVKNLESEHETKEKKAKATGAEVQALKKQSEGLLLEYDRLLEENQHLRDQLKSIDRSMSHSDDKKKT; encoded by the exons ATGATGCAGCTACTGTACACGGCGATCTTCAGCCAAATGGCGCTGATACTGACGCTGCTGTTCAAGTCGCCGCTGAGGAAGCTGGTGATATTGGGCCTCGACAAGCTCAAGCGAGGCAAAGGCCCAGTCGTCGTCAAGACTGTTGGGGGCACCGTCGCCGCTGTGCTCTGTGCCAACATCTACAATCTCAACGAGCTCAAGAGCCGCACCAACGAGGCCGGCATGCTCAACCCTACCGACGAGGTCCTCATGTCCATGAAATTGCTCGAGATTTCTCTCATGG GGTTTTTTCTGTTTCTTTCCCTGATGATTGATAGATTGCACCATTACATAAGAGAACTTCGATTTCTGAGGAAGGCAATGGAGGCTGCAAAGAAACAAAACCAGCCTACTCAAGAAGAGAAAAGCGAAGGCCACAAGACCTTGGTGCAAGAAAATGAGACATTGAGGGCAAAAGTTAAGAATCTGGAATCTGAACATGAGACCAAAGAAAAGAAGGCAAAGGCAACAGGAGCTGAGGTACAGGCCCTAAAGAAGCAATCTGAGGGACTCCTTCTGGAATATGATCGCCTGCTGGAAGAGAACCAACATCTTCGGGACCAGTTGAAATCAATTGATCGGAGCATGTCACACTCTGATGACAAAAAGAAGACGTAG
- the LOC101301726 gene encoding disease resistance response protein 206-like, producing the protein MVLYFQDFSGGPNATSIPIAGIAGKLWTFTQFGTVYVIDDTMTQGPSPKSAVVGRAQGVTVAAALDGSNALVLVSLVFTNREYNGSTIEIQGNSKQFQPVREVAVVSGTGKFRFARGYATFETYFVDLPSAYSILRCNVTVQHY; encoded by the coding sequence ATGGTCTTGTACTTCCAAGACTTCTCTGGAGGCCCGAATGCCACTAGCATTCCAATTGCAGGGATTGCCGGAAAGCTTTGGACCTTCACTCAGTTCGGAACAGTTTACGTCATTGACGACACCATGACCCAAGGTCCAAGCCCAAAGTCGGCCGTAGTTGGCCGCGCACAAGGCGTGACTGTGGCGGCGGCACTAGACGGGAGCAATGCCCTCGTCTTGGTATCGCTTGTGTTCACAAACAGGGAGTACAATGGCAGCACTATAGAGATACAAGGAAACAGTAAGCAGTTCCAGCCAGTTAGAGAGGTTGCGGTGGTATCAGGTACCGGAAAATTCAGGTTTGCTAGGGGATATGCTACCTTTGAAACGTACTTCGTGGATCTTCCGAGTGCCTACTCCATATTACGGTGCAATGTTACAGTGCAGCATTACTAG
- the LOC101302015 gene encoding disease resistance response protein 206-like, protein MASSGPIKLMSLPSPLLLVLVFMLISLAMAQRPTETITEFYLQDLASGSNATVQPITGIRNRPLSFTSFGTIFALDDPITVTPDKSSTEIGRAQGIMVASSLSGSNVHVSLSFAFSNGSSLEVQGTSRQFERYKELAVVSGTGTFRYARGYATLESIYYDNRTSYSIIRCTTRIILS, encoded by the coding sequence ATGGCGTCTTCAGGACCCATCAAACTCATGTCCTTACCTTCACCACTGCTTCTAGTTCTCGTATTCATGCTCATATCTCTAGCCATGGCTCAAAGGCCTACCGAAACCATTACCGAGTTCTACTTGCAAGACTTGGCATCCGGTTCAAATGCCACCGTTCAACCTATCACCGGCATAAGAAACAGGCCTTTGTCCTTCACTTCATTCGGCACCATTTTCGCCCTTGACGACCCAATCACAGTAACCCCGGACAAGAGCTCAACCGAAATTGGTCGAGCTCAAGGCATTATGGTGGCCTCTTCACTGTCTGGCTCTAACGTCCATGTTTCATTGTCGTTTGCTTTTAGCAATGGTAGCAGCCTTGAGGTACAAGGCACCAGCCGTCAGTTCGAGAGGTACAAGGAGCTAGCTGTGGTTTCAGGGACCGGAACTTTCAGATATGCGAGGGGTTATGCTACCTTGGAGAGCATTTACTATGACAACAGAACTTCCTACTCGATCATTCGCTGCACCACTAGGATCATTCTCTCCTGA
- the LOC101302307 gene encoding mitogen-activated protein kinase kinase kinase A-like — protein sequence MDWTRGQTIGRGSSAVVSLATGSCSKVFAVKSAELSQSEFLQREQKILSTLSCPHVVSYLGHDITRENNKLMYNIFMEYVAGGTIIDAIRNCGGQLEESAVRFYTREIAKGLAYLHSVGLVHCDIKGRNILVGEEGLKIADFGCARWADPAAEAVPIGGTPMFMSPEVARGEEQGFPCDVWALGCTVIEMATGGSVPWPNAADPVTLLYRIAYSGESPEIPSFLSDQARDFLGKCFMRDPKERWTVTQLLKHPFLAETMIINSASTTKQVQESTSTSFSPTSILDQGIWNSLQESQTLGNLVDHPSVENSCPDDRIRRLSLFSGMPRWSSDEGYWIAVRGNDCGESNPIVDDGEADVIDSIISCGDINLNNLGACKIRKITSNSSSSSSSSSVALSNLIFERHKENLLFPSIPIF from the coding sequence ATGGACTGGACTAGAGGCCAGACCATTGGCCGCGGCTCCTCTGCCGTCGTCTCCCTCGCCACCGGCTCCTGCTCAAAAGTCTTCGCGGTCAAGTCCGCCGAGCTTTCCCAATCCGAGTTCTTGCAAAGGGAGCAGAAGATACTATCTACTTTGAGCTGTCCTCATGTGGTAAGCTACCTTGGACATGACATTACTAGAGAGAACAACAAGCTCATGTACAACATATTCATGGAGTATGTGGCCGGCGGCACGATCATCGATGCCATTCGCAACTGTGGGGGGCAGCTCGAAGAGTCAGCAGTGCGGTTCTACACGAGGGAGATTGCCAAGGGGTTAGCGTACTTGCATTCAGTTGGATTAGTACATTGTGACATAAAAGGGAGAAATATCTTGGTTGGTGAAGAGGGTCTGAAAATTGCCGACTTTGGATGCGCCAGGTGGGCTGATCCTGCGGCGGAGGCGGTGCCAATTGGCGGCACGCCGATGTTTATGTCACCGGAGGTGGCGCGTGGGGAGGAGCAGGGGTTTCCTTGTGACGTTTGGGCTCTTGGCTGCACAGTTATCGAAATGGCTACCGGAGGATCAGTGCCGTGGCCTAATGCAGCTGACCCTGTAACTCTTCTTTACCGGATAGCATACTCCGGTGAGTCGCCGGAGATACCGAGTTTTCTTTCAGATCAAGCAAGGGATTTCTTGGGAAAGTGTTTCATGAGGGACCCAAAAGAGAGGTGGACGGTTACACAACTTCTAAAGCATCCGTTTCTTGCGGAAACGATGATCATCAATTCTGCTAGTACTACAAAGCAGGTTCAAGAATCCACTTCCACTTCATTTTCTCCAACAAGTATTCTTGATCAAGGAATATGGAATTCATTACAAGAATCACAAACTTTGGGCAATCTTGTTGATCACCCAAGTGTCGAAAACTCGTGCCCCGACGATAGGATCAGAAGGCTGTCCTTGTTTTCAGGGATGCCCAGGTGGAGTTCTGATGAGGGTTACTGGATCGCAGTTAGAGGGAATGATTGTGGGGAAAGCAATCCAATAGTGGATGATGGTGAAGCTGACGTGATTGATAGCATAATTAGTTGTGGAGATATTAATTTGAATAATTTAGGAGCCTGTAAAATTAGGAAAATTACAAGCAATAGCAGTAGCAGTAGCAGTAGTAGTTCAGTAGCTTTGAGCAATCTCATTTTTGAGAGGCACAAAGAGAATTTATTGTTTCCTTCAATACCAATTTTCTAG
- the LOC101296033 gene encoding aspartic proteinase A1-like codes for MGTKIRVCLVTLFQFLLLTHVVLSTSNDGLVRIGLKKVKLDQTSQIHRDTNAQNAQGSVRAPLKEYRLRGDYSGDTDIVELKNYMDAQYFGEIGIGTPVQKFTVIFDTGSSNLWVPSAKCYFSVACFFHSKYKSSQSSSHTKNGTSAAIQYGTGAIAGFFSQDHVTVGNLVVKDQDFIEATKEPGITFVAAKFDGILGLGYQEISVGGAVPVWYNMVSQGLVKEPVFSFWLNRNTEGEEGGEIVFGGMDSNHYVGEHTYVPVTQKGYWQFDMGDVLIGGESSGLCASGCSAIADSGTSLLAGPTTIITQINHAIGASGIVSQECKAIVDQYGKIILEMLLAQVKPQRICSQIGLCTFDGTRGVSMGIETVVDQNTETKSDGVHDAACTACEMAVVWIQNQLRLNLNQTEEQILNYANELCERLPSPNGESAVQCNTLSSLPTISFTIGGKVFDLAPEQYVLKMGEGAAAQCLSGFIALDVAPPRGPLWILGDIFMGQYHTVFDYGNANVGFAVAA; via the exons ATGGGTACCAAAATTAGGGTTTGTTTGGTGACTCTGTTTCAGTTTCTGCTACTGACCCATGTGGTGCTTTCCACATCCAATGATGGGTTGGTCAGAATTGGACTTAAAAAGGTGAAATTGGATCAGACATCTCAAATTCATAGGGATACTAATGCTCAGAATGCACAAGGAAGTGTTAGAGCTCCTTTGAAGGAGTATCGTCTCCGTGGGGATTATTCTGGGGACACTGATATTGTTGAACTGAAGAACTATATGGATGCTCAGTATTTTGGGGAGATTGGTATCGGCACACCTGTCCAGAAGTTTACTGTTATATTTGATACCGGAAGTTCTAACCTTTGGGTGCCCTCGGCAAAGTGTTACTTCTCG GTTGCTTGCTTTTTTCACTCCAAGTATAAGTCTAGTCAATCAAGTTCACACACAAAGAATG GAACATCTGCGGCAATACAGTATGGAACTGGCGCAATTGCAGGTTTTTTCAGCCAGGACCATGTCACAGTTGGGAATCTTGTTGTTAAGGATCAA GATTTTATTGAGGCAACCAAGGAGCCTGGCATCACATTTGTGGCAGCTAAGTTTGATGGCATACTTGGACTTGGATACCAAGAGATCTCAGTTGGAGGTGCTGTTCCCGTCTG GTATAATATGGTCAGTCAAGGTCTTGTTAAAGAACCAGTATTTTCATTCTGGTTAAATCGCAACACTGAAGGGGAAGAAGGGGGTGAGATTGTATTTGGTGGGATGGATTCTAACCACTATGTGGGTGAGCATACATATGTCCCAGTGACTCAAAAAGGCTATTGGCAG TTTGATATGGGGGATGTGCTAATTGGTGGTGAATCATCTG GACTTTGCGCTAGTGGTTGTTCAGCAATTGCTGATTCAGGAACTTCCTTATTGGCTGGGCCAACG ACCATTATCACTCAAATAAATCATGCAATTGGAGCATCTGGTATTGTAAGCCAAGAATGTAAGGCAATTGTTGACCAGTATGGGAAAATTATACTGGAAATGTTGCTGGCTCAG GTTAAACCCCAAAGAATCTGCTCTCAAATTGGTTTATGTACTTTTGACGGGACTCGTGGTGTGAG TATGGGCATCGAAACTGTGGTCGATCAGAATACAGAAACTAAATCTGATGGCGTGCATGATGCTGCATGTACTGCTTGTGAGATGGCAGTAGTATGGATACAGAATCAGCTAAGGCTAAATCTTAATCAGACAGAGGAGCAGATCTTGAACTATGCAAATGAG CTCTGTGAACGACTGCCCAGTCCAAATGGTGAATCAGCTGTTCAATGTAACACTCTATCCTCCTTGCCCACTATATCATTTACCATTGGTGGTAAAGTATTTGACCTTGCTCCAGAGCAG TATGTTCTCAAAATGGGTGAGGGAGCTGCAGCACAATGCCTTAGTGGATTTATAGCTCTAGATGTGGCTCCACCTCGAGGACCACTGTG GATTCTGGGAGATATTTTCATGGGTCAGTATCACACAGTGTTCGACTACGGGAACGCTAATGTTGGATTTGCAGTAGCAGCTTAG